The following proteins come from a genomic window of Mucinivorans hirudinis:
- a CDS encoding Hexokinase gives MKNEFELTTEQLIEIANDLDAKIYRGLTVNGTEIKCIPTYVKPCKNALEGEAVAFDLGGTNFRAAKVRIGEHTDVLEDFKKNFEHMKEPRYTREDLFEDISNVADKLDIADNASIGYCFSYPSESTMNGDAELIEWTKGVNIDGMIGKPIGQTLLDYLNEKNPKRYSKVVVINDTIATLFAGLSTPHKDAYIGLIVGTGTNMATIYPSSHISKIKNVKSWKGETPVNLESGNFNPPHLTKYDNAVDAKSEKPGAQRFEKAISGMYIGRVFLEVFPEAGFEPTLSGKDLNFIINNPTEYTSEQVEVAYQINVRSAKLVAASIAGLVSNLAKVNANTRNIMLLAEGTMFWSKAVYKDFDYKSVVHDTLRTILRGMGYEDINVDIPLTSNANLIGSAVAVLS, from the coding sequence ATGAAGAACGAATTTGAACTCACCACCGAGCAATTAATTGAGATTGCCAACGACCTTGATGCCAAGATTTACAGGGGTTTAACTGTAAACGGCACAGAAATAAAATGTATCCCCACTTACGTTAAGCCCTGCAAAAATGCACTCGAGGGAGAGGCTGTAGCTTTCGACCTGGGGGGTACAAATTTCCGCGCCGCAAAAGTCCGAATCGGAGAGCATACGGATGTTTTAGAGGACTTTAAGAAAAATTTTGAACATATGAAAGAGCCGCGCTACACGCGCGAAGACCTCTTCGAGGATATTTCCAATGTCGCCGATAAACTCGATATTGCAGACAATGCAAGCATCGGTTACTGCTTCTCGTATCCGTCAGAGTCTACAATGAATGGAGATGCAGAACTAATAGAGTGGACAAAGGGGGTGAATATAGATGGGATGATAGGCAAGCCCATAGGTCAGACCCTACTCGACTATCTGAACGAGAAAAATCCGAAACGTTACAGTAAAGTGGTAGTTATCAACGACACGATAGCAACCCTTTTCGCCGGTCTATCCACTCCCCACAAGGATGCTTACATAGGTCTTATCGTGGGCACGGGGACAAATATGGCAACCATCTACCCCTCATCCCATATATCAAAGATAAAGAACGTAAAGAGCTGGAAGGGCGAAACGCCGGTTAATCTCGAGTCGGGCAACTTCAATCCGCCCCACTTGACCAAATATGATAATGCGGTAGATGCTAAATCCGAGAAACCGGGAGCACAACGGTTCGAGAAAGCAATATCGGGAATGTATATCGGACGAGTATTTTTGGAGGTTTTTCCCGAAGCCGGCTTCGAGCCGACACTATCGGGCAAAGACCTTAACTTTATCATCAACAACCCAACCGAATATACCTCCGAGCAGGTGGAGGTTGCATATCAAATCAATGTCCGTTCGGCAAAATTAGTAGCAGCCTCCATCGCGGGCTTGGTATCTAACCTTGCAAAAGTCAATGCCAACACACGAAACATTATGTTGCTTGCCGAAGGGACAATGTTCTGGAGCAAAGCTGTTTACAAGGACTTCGACTATAAGAGTGTCGTGCACGACACCCTACGCACCATCCTTCGAGGTATGGGCTACGAGGATATTAATGTGGATATTCCACTCACGAGCAATGCCAACCTGATAGGATCGGCGGTTGCGGTACTATCTTAG
- a CDS encoding tRNA-specific adenosine-34 deaminase, with protein sequence MIREAIVEAQRALARGEVPVGAVVACRGRIIARAHNMVETLNDPTAHAEMQAITAAANALGGKYLGDCTMYVTLEPCPMCAAAMYNAHLGELVYGASDTKRGYRTISPNLLHPKTTVQSGILEEECAALMKLFFRELRKKF encoded by the coding sequence ATGATTAGAGAAGCAATAGTGGAAGCACAGAGGGCTTTAGCGCGTGGCGAAGTGCCCGTGGGGGCTGTTGTGGCGTGCCGAGGGCGGATTATCGCACGGGCACATAATATGGTTGAGACCCTGAACGACCCCACAGCACACGCCGAAATGCAAGCAATCACGGCGGCGGCTAACGCCCTTGGAGGTAAATATTTGGGTGATTGCACGATGTACGTAACACTCGAACCCTGCCCTATGTGTGCCGCCGCAATGTATAATGCGCATTTGGGCGAGTTGGTCTATGGTGCGTCAGACACAAAACGCGGCTATAGAACAATATCCCCCAATTTGCTGCACCCAAAGACAACTGTTCAAAGCGGCATTTTGGAGGAAGAATGTGCCGCGCTTATGAAACTATTTTTTCGGGAGCTCAGAAAAAAATTTTGA
- a CDS encoding tetratricopeptide repeat domain protein translates to MLWKINNIKTDKIMKRVKVVLITLVATLFTVVASAQTVEEAGEKYNQAMAKAQGGDLNNAIKLMEEAMNLAIDLGEDGTEILAETHNWLPKLYMAKGSNDAKNKKYDDAVVALSKAEELADLWGNAQVKAGASRAISTVYMAMGIEAFNGDQFEKALESFSKGYEQDPGNITLAGYTAKSYAKTGNLNKSLEIYKGIIEIGAANSKYAAAAKEAAADATGFVLEALAEAGKEQNLEKAVALADTLAGISPNEPQSNMLVIQLANNLKKYDVVIERGAMSAEAQSSPELKSDAYFILGVAYEAKGDKAKATEAYKKVTAGKNVAAAKTAVTNLSK, encoded by the coding sequence TTGTTGTGGAAAATAAATAATATCAAAACCGATAAAATTATGAAAAGAGTAAAAGTTGTATTGATTACCTTAGTTGCGACCCTATTCACTGTAGTGGCTTCTGCTCAAACTGTGGAAGAAGCCGGCGAAAAGTACAATCAAGCTATGGCTAAGGCGCAGGGTGGCGATTTGAACAACGCTATTAAACTTATGGAAGAGGCTATGAATCTTGCTATTGATCTCGGGGAAGATGGTACGGAAATCCTTGCGGAGACGCACAATTGGCTACCTAAATTATATATGGCTAAGGGTTCGAATGATGCAAAAAACAAAAAATACGATGATGCAGTTGTCGCATTGAGTAAGGCTGAAGAGTTGGCGGATCTATGGGGTAATGCACAGGTCAAGGCAGGTGCATCACGAGCAATATCAACTGTTTATATGGCTATGGGTATCGAGGCTTTTAATGGAGACCAATTTGAAAAGGCTCTTGAATCTTTCAGCAAAGGTTACGAACAAGATCCGGGAAACATTACCCTTGCGGGATACACCGCGAAATCTTACGCAAAGACAGGCAACTTGAATAAATCTTTAGAAATATACAAAGGTATCATTGAAATAGGAGCAGCGAACTCGAAGTACGCTGCCGCAGCTAAAGAGGCAGCAGCAGATGCGACAGGCTTTGTTTTGGAAGCTTTGGCTGAAGCCGGCAAAGAGCAAAATTTGGAAAAAGCTGTTGCGTTGGCAGATACCTTAGCAGGAATTTCGCCCAACGAGCCTCAATCGAATATGCTTGTTATTCAGCTGGCTAACAACCTCAAAAAGTATGACGTAGTTATCGAGCGCGGTGCTATGTCGGCTGAGGCGCAGTCAAGTCCTGAGTTGAAATCGGACGCTTACTTCATATTGGGCGTGGCATATGAAGCAAAGGGCGACAAAGCAAAAGCTACAGAAGCCTACAAAAAAGTGACTGCCGGCAAAAACGTAGCTGCAGCAAAAACCGCTGTTACAAACCTAAGCAAATAA